CTCAGCACGATGTGATTGCACCGCCGCCACGCTGACCAGTTTTCGCGCATTCCACAGTGCCCCGTTGCGAACTCCGATGCGCACTCGCGATGTGCGGTACTGGATTGACCCGCGGCCAGCTGGGCAACTCGAACAGCACCCTCGAAAACACCGAGCACGATTCCTGGTGCACCGGTCAACGCGTCCGTCGCTTCTGAATCCGCGGCGGCGCGGCAGCATTTTGCTCGGTTGAACCGAAGTTGCACGTACACGAGACCACCACCGCGTTCTTCGAGGGCGCGTGTGGAACAAGTTGGTAAACGGATACATAGGAGGAAACATGGCGGAAGCGACTCCGTCCACGCTCAGCTCGTGTGATTACAACATTCTCGACGTGATGAGCGGGAACTTTCCCGTTGTGCTGAACCACGCCGTCAACGGTGGGTATCTGCGGCCCGACGCCCTCAACCCGGATGATCACTACCACGAGGCGCGGGCCCACGGCCAGCTGGATGACAACACGAAGAACAACAACGGGCACCTGTGGTACCTCACCCCGGGGATCTTCATCGAGCGCCTGCAGCGGATGACCTACTACATCGAGAGCGCGTGCAGTCACCAACCGGCCGCCGATGACCCCAACACCGACAAGCGTCGGCGCATCACCATCACGACCGAGAATCCGACCCATCACGGGGTGGCCGTGGGGACCTTCGACCAGGTGCCCAACCACTACCAATCCGACGAAGAGGGCGCCAAGGGCCGTTACAACCAATTGTGGATCGTCACGCCCACGTGCTGTGGCGCGTTAACGTTCATTCCGGTGCTGCACCTGGATGTCATCTGGGGAACGAAGGGCAACTCGCCGCACATCGGTGAGTGCCCCCGTCCCGTCGAGAACGTCGGTGGCAACCCGATCGGTTCGGGCATCAGCCGGTGGATCCCCAGCCGGCCGCAGCAGCTGGTCGCGTCCTCCTGAAGCGCGGGGAAGCCGCGTCCCGTTCGGACGTCCGGTTGACGGGGCCGGGGTGCTGAGAAACGTTCCTCAGCACCCCGGCCCCCGTTCGTGCGGGGCCCGCACCCGCGGGGTTTCTTCACCGATCTGCTGCGGGGGGGCTCGCTCGCTGCGAACGCCCCGCCCTGGTGACCGTTGGCGAGTAGCTCCCGAAGGCTCGTCCCCTGGTCGTGTGCTCGGTAGTGTGGTTGGTGCCGCTTCGCCGAGGTTGTCCCCGCGGGACACCGTGGGGGCGGTGAAGGGGCGCGGCGAAGAGGGGTGGTTCCTCATGTCGTACGAGGGTGTGCCAGCGCTGGACACGACCGAGATCGGCGGGCGGGTGCGGATGGTGCGCCGTCGCCGTGGGCTCGGTTTGGAGACCGCGGCCGGTCTGGCGGGAATCTCGAAGAGCTACTTGAGCTTGTTGGAAACCGGGCGGAGGCGTGTCGATTCGCGGGCGCTGCTCGACCGGATCGCGAACGCGCTGGGCTGCTCGGTCGTCGACCTCACCGGAGAGCCCTACGTGCCCGCTCACGAGCATACGGCGGGCGCGATGCGGGCGGTCCCGGAAGTGCAGCTGGCCTTGGCGGATTGCTCGCTGGACGATGTGCCGGACGTTCCGGCGCGTTCGCTGGACGAGCTGTCCGAGCCCGTCCACCAGGCCCACCGCGACTACCTCGACCACGCCCGTTATGACCGGGCCGGGGCCGGTCTGGGCAGCCTACTCACCGAACTACACGTTCACGCGGTCCACGGTGCCTCCGAGCAGGTCCGAGCGCTGTCGCTGTTGGTGAAGGCGTGCATCGTGGCCTTCGGCGTGACGAAGAACCTCGGGCACCCGGACTTGGCGCTGCAAGCCGCCCAGCGGGGCTACGATGCCGCACGGCTGGCCGGTGATCCCGCGCTGATCGCGTTCGCCGGGCAACGCCGCGCCCAGGCGTTCCAACGGGTCGGAGCGTTCCGCCGAGCCGGGACCGTGCTGTCCGAGACGGTGGACTACGTGGACGACTACGCGGACCCGACCGCGGTCGACACCAGCGCGGCCGAGGGGGCGGGGTTGTTGCACCTGACCTCGGCGTTGAACGCGGCACGGGCCGGGAACAGCGACACGGCCCGCTCGCACCTGGCGACCGCGGTCGAGTTCGGCCAGCACACCGGCGAGCGCAACGCGATGGGCCAGCACTTCGGGCCGGCGAACCTCGGCGTGTGGACGATCTCGGTCGGTGTCGAGCTCGGCGACGGCGCCGCGGTCTACGATCAGGCCTTTCCCGCGATCGATCAGAGCGCGTTGGCCAGCGCCGACCGAGTAGCCATGCTGCACCTGGACTCGGCCCGCGCCCTGGCCCAGGAGGGCGGCAAGCGTGACGCCGAAGCGGTGCGCCTGGTCGACAACGCCGACCGCACCGCACCGGCCCGGATTCGACAAGACCCGGTAACCCGTGAACTCGTGTCCACGCTGACCAGCCGGGCACGTCGCCGCACCTGGGAAATGGACAGCCTGCGGAACCGTTTCGGCATCCGTTGACACGCGGTCAACCCGCACACCCGTAACCACGCATAGCTTCACTTCGACTACGGGAGGTGAGGCTATGTGTGACCCTGTGCGAGTGCGCTGCACGACCGTGGAGTCCGGCGGGCGGGAATCGTTCGTGCTGCGCCGCTCGGGCGAGCAGCTCCGCATCGACACACCCACGGTGTTCCACCGGACGGTGTGGACGCCCGAGCAGGCTCGCGAGTTGCGGGACGCGTTGACCGCGCTGCTCGGTCAGCTCACCACAGGGGGTGGTTCCCGGTGAGCCGGCCGCACACGCAGTTGGCGACGTTGCTGCGCCGGGCGCAGTGGATGTTGGATGAGGCCGCCTACAAGCTCGGCGGCAAGCAGCTTCCGGACACCGACCGGTACGCCCTGGCCGAAGCCCTGGACGAGCTGGCCGCCGCACTGCGCGAGCACGTCGACGAACCCGCCGAACTCGCAGCCGGGCAGGGAGAGCACCCCACGACCGTGGAGGCCGAGCGGTGAGCGCGCGTCGCCCCCGCCCCTGTCTCGGACGGCACGGGTACCGACCGTGCCGGCTTCCGGGGCACGTGCCCGCGCTGTCCGGTGATCTCGCGATATCGGGGTCGCACCCGGTGCGGCCCCCTGGCAGTTACCGCCATGACGGAGGTACCTGCCAGGCGAGCAGCGACGGGGTAGCGCCCCGCGGGTGGTTGTGCGACCCTGCGATCCTCGCTCGCGTGCTGGACGGGCTGCGACGGCTGGGACCGTTCGATCGTCTATCAGGGTGCGGCATACCTGTCCGGTGGTCCGCGCTGTCACCTCAGTGCGCGTGTTCCCCGTCCAGTAGCTCGGACTCGGAGACGTTCAGGTGCGCCTCGCCGGGGGAGCGCGGGATGCGGACGTTCCGCCCGTGTTCTGTCCGATTACTCCTCGGACTCCGCCAGCGCGGATTCGATCGCGGCTGTTAGCTCCACGCTGTTGTTGCCGCCCTTGTAGCGCTGGCCGTTGACGAAGAAGGTGGGTGTGCCGCGGACGCCACTGGCACGGCCGGATGCGATGTCGGCGTCCACCCGGTCGGTGTGCCTGCGCACGTGTCGGTTGGTGATCACGTCTGCGGGGAGGCCGACCTGCTCGGCATGTGCTGCCAGACCGTCTGCGTCCAGCTCTCGTTGGTGGGTGAACAGTCGTTCGTGCATCTGCCAGAACCGTCCTCGGGCACCTGCCTCCTCCGCGGCGAGTGCGGCTCTACGCGCGTTCGGGTGCAGCGAGTCGATCGGGTAGTGCCGAAACACGAACCGCAGCTGACTCCCGTATCGCGCTCGGAGAGCGTGCAGCACCGGATGCATCGTGCCGCAGGACGGGCACTCGTAGTCCGCGTACTCCACCAGGGTGACCGTGGCGCTCTCCGGCCCGAGTGCGTGATCGTGCTCGGAGACGGGGTCGGCCAGTGTGTCCGGCAACTGCTCCGCGGACGTGTCTTCCCCGGGCGGGGCGCACACCGCTCCTCGGTTCCAGGCCAGCCAGAAGACCACCCGCCCGATGATCGCCGCCAGCAGGGACCCTGCCAGGATCCCGACTTCCGCCTCGG
The sequence above is a segment of the Actinopolyspora saharensis genome. Coding sequences within it:
- a CDS encoding helix-turn-helix domain-containing protein translates to MSYEGVPALDTTEIGGRVRMVRRRRGLGLETAAGLAGISKSYLSLLETGRRRVDSRALLDRIANALGCSVVDLTGEPYVPAHEHTAGAMRAVPEVQLALADCSLDDVPDVPARSLDELSEPVHQAHRDYLDHARYDRAGAGLGSLLTELHVHAVHGASEQVRALSLLVKACIVAFGVTKNLGHPDLALQAAQRGYDAARLAGDPALIAFAGQRRAQAFQRVGAFRRAGTVLSETVDYVDDYADPTAVDTSAAEGAGLLHLTSALNAARAGNSDTARSHLATAVEFGQHTGERNAMGQHFGPANLGVWTISVGVELGDGAAVYDQAFPAIDQSALASADRVAMLHLDSARALAQEGGKRDAEAVRLVDNADRTAPARIRQDPVTRELVSTLTSRARRRTWEMDSLRNRFGIR